A window of Thermus tengchongensis contains these coding sequences:
- the thiC gene encoding phosphomethylpyrimidine synthase ThiC, whose amino-acid sequence MTQLEAARKGLITEEMAYVAEKEGVSPEFVREGVAAGRIVIPRNPNHRTLRDFKGIGEGLSVKVNANLGTSYDYVDLEEEVAKARVAIQYGADTIMDLSTGGDLKAIRERILEVATVPLGTVPIYEAEFRAAKRKSFFDMSADELFGVIEEHGRQGVDYITVHVGVTLRNLEVYRNSSRTTGIVSRGGGLMAAWMLHRGEENPLYARFDDLLEIARTYDMTLSLGDGLRPGSLADSTDRAQIAELLTIGELVERARRAGVQAMVEGPGHIPLNEVAANVQIQKKLTGHAPFYILGMLPVDTAAGFDHIAGAIGGALAGWMGADMLCYLTPAEHLGLPTPEHVKEGVIAFKIAAHAADVARGNPRALERNRRMSEARYRLDWEGQFALCLFPEEARRLKEERGSRTKACSMCGPFCPMNLVEAVLRGKARMELRGAPYAHDPVG is encoded by the coding sequence ATGACCCAGCTGGAAGCGGCAAGGAAGGGCCTCATCACCGAGGAAATGGCCTACGTGGCGGAGAAGGAGGGGGTTTCCCCGGAGTTTGTGCGGGAAGGGGTGGCGGCGGGGCGGATCGTGATTCCCCGGAACCCCAACCACCGCACCCTTCGGGACTTCAAGGGGATCGGGGAGGGGCTTAGCGTAAAGGTGAACGCCAACCTGGGTACTTCCTACGACTACGTGGACCTCGAGGAGGAGGTGGCGAAGGCCCGGGTGGCCATCCAGTACGGGGCGGACACCATCATGGATCTCTCCACGGGGGGGGACTTGAAGGCCATCCGGGAAAGAATCCTGGAGGTGGCCACGGTTCCCCTGGGCACCGTGCCCATCTACGAGGCCGAGTTCCGCGCCGCCAAGAGGAAGAGCTTCTTCGACATGTCCGCGGACGAGCTTTTCGGGGTCATCGAGGAGCACGGGCGGCAGGGGGTGGACTACATCACCGTGCACGTGGGGGTTACCCTGAGGAACCTGGAGGTCTACCGGAATTCCTCCCGGACCACGGGGATCGTGAGCCGGGGAGGAGGCCTCATGGCCGCCTGGATGCTCCACCGGGGTGAGGAAAACCCCCTCTACGCCCGCTTTGACGACCTCCTGGAGATCGCCCGCACCTACGACATGACCCTCTCCCTGGGGGATGGCCTCAGGCCCGGCTCCCTGGCGGACAGCACCGACCGGGCTCAGATCGCCGAACTCCTCACCATCGGGGAGCTGGTGGAACGGGCGAGGCGGGCGGGGGTGCAGGCCATGGTGGAGGGACCGGGGCACATCCCCTTGAACGAGGTGGCCGCCAACGTCCAGATCCAGAAGAAGCTCACGGGCCACGCCCCCTTCTACATCCTGGGCATGCTCCCCGTGGACACCGCGGCCGGCTTCGACCACATCGCCGGGGCCATCGGGGGAGCCTTGGCGGGCTGGATGGGGGCGGACATGCTCTGCTACCTGACCCCGGCGGAGCACCTGGGCCTGCCCACCCCGGAGCACGTGAAGGAGGGGGTGATCGCCTTCAAGATCGCCGCCCACGCCGCGGACGTGGCCCGGGGGAACCCCAGGGCCTTGGAGCGGAACCGAAGGATGTCCGAGGCCCGCTACCGCCTGGACTGGGAGGGGCAGTTCGCCCTCTGCCTCTTTCCCGAGGAGGCCCGCCGCCTCAAGGAGGAGCGGGGCTCCAGGACCAAGGCCTGCAGCATGTGCGGCCCCTTCTGCCCCATGAACCTGGTGGAGGCGGTCTTACGGGGCAAGGCCCGGATGGAGCTTCGGGGTGCACCCTACGCCCACGACCCCGTGGGCTAG
- a CDS encoding NAD(P)/FAD-dependent oxidoreductase — translation MKADVIVVGAGIIGALAAYELRKRGLEVLLLDAGKEGAATSASAGMLAPYPEGLSGEVLEAALFGLERYPDLLAELGGLGLPLGADFAGTQVVALSPREEEAWEAREPLAYPVRGGRGVRTFPGGYVHPRRLRQALLRALEAMGTPLLHAEVEEVREGEVRGRRRGASPEEPLAARARYLLLAVGAWGGRFGLGVRPLKGEALLLEGTPPPLPLFAGDGYLLPREGGVYVGATGREGWAPGVDLFGLRWLADYAHERFPLLEGARFREALWGYRPVGELLVGEVQEGVYAAVGHGRNGVLLAPWTAARILELMGVKP, via the coding sequence GTGAAGGCGGACGTCATCGTGGTAGGGGCGGGGATCATCGGGGCCCTGGCCGCCTACGAGCTCAGGAAGCGGGGCCTCGAGGTCCTCCTCCTGGACGCGGGCAAGGAGGGGGCGGCCACCTCCGCCAGCGCGGGGATGCTGGCCCCCTACCCCGAGGGGCTCTCCGGGGAGGTTTTGGAGGCGGCCCTCTTCGGCCTGGAGCGCTATCCCGACCTCCTGGCGGAGCTTGGGGGTTTGGGCTTGCCGCTGGGGGCGGACTTCGCCGGGACCCAGGTGGTGGCCCTTTCCCCAAGGGAAGAGGAGGCCTGGGAAGCCCGGGAGCCCCTTGCCTACCCGGTGCGGGGGGGAAGGGGGGTGCGCACCTTCCCCGGGGGGTACGTGCACCCTAGGAGGTTGCGGCAAGCCCTGCTGCGGGCTTTGGAGGCCATGGGAACCCCCCTCCTCCACGCGGAGGTGGAGGAGGTGAGGGAAGGGGAGGTGCGGGGAAGGCGGCGGGGTGCTTCCCCTGAGGAGCCCTTGGCCGCCCGGGCCCGTTACCTTCTCCTGGCCGTGGGCGCCTGGGGCGGCCGGTTCGGCCTGGGGGTGCGCCCCTTGAAGGGGGAGGCCTTGCTCCTGGAGGGGACGCCGCCCCCCCTACCCCTCTTCGCCGGGGACGGCTACCTCCTGCCCCGGGAGGGCGGGGTGTACGTGGGGGCCACGGGGCGGGAGGGCTGGGCCCCGGGGGTGGACCTCTTCGGCCTCAGGTGGCTTGCGGACTACGCCCACGAGCGCTTTCCCTTACTTGAGGGGGCCCGGTTCCGGGAGGCCCTATGGGGCTACCGGCCGGTGGGGGAGCTTCTCGTGGGGGAGGTGCAGGAGGGCGTCTACGCGGCGGTGGGCCACGGGAGGAACGGCGTCCTCCTGGCCCCTTGGACGGCGGCAAGGATTCTGGAGCTTATGGGGGTAAAACCATGA
- a CDS encoding thiazole synthase, producing the protein MDTWKVGDVELRSRLILGSGKFRDFGVMREAIQAAGAEVVTVAIRRVEARMPGHVGLLEALEGVRLLPNTAGARTAEEALRIARLGRALTGERWVKLEVIPDPTYLLPDPVETLKAAEALLAEGFLVLPYIGPDLVLARRLAQLGTATVMPLAAPIGSGWGVKTRALLELFARERASLPPVVVDAGLGLPSHAAEVLELGLDAVLVNTAIAEAKDPVAMAEAFRLGVEAGRRAYLAGPMRPREGASPSSPTEGVPLGGPGR; encoded by the coding sequence ATGGACACCTGGAAGGTAGGGGATGTGGAGCTAAGGAGCCGCCTCATCCTGGGCTCGGGCAAGTTCCGGGACTTCGGGGTAATGCGGGAGGCCATCCAGGCGGCGGGGGCGGAGGTGGTCACCGTGGCCATCCGCCGGGTGGAGGCCAGGATGCCCGGGCACGTGGGGCTTCTGGAGGCCCTGGAGGGGGTGCGGCTTCTTCCCAACACCGCCGGGGCCCGCACCGCGGAGGAGGCCCTGAGGATCGCCCGCCTGGGCCGGGCCCTCACCGGGGAGCGCTGGGTGAAGCTGGAGGTGATCCCCGACCCCACCTACCTCCTCCCCGACCCCGTGGAGACCCTGAAGGCGGCGGAGGCCCTGTTGGCGGAGGGCTTTTTGGTCCTGCCCTACATCGGCCCGGACCTGGTCCTGGCCCGAAGGCTGGCCCAGCTGGGCACGGCCACGGTGATGCCCCTGGCCGCCCCCATCGGCTCCGGCTGGGGGGTGAAGACCCGGGCCCTTTTGGAGCTCTTCGCCCGGGAGCGGGCCTCCTTGCCCCCGGTGGTGGTGGACGCGGGCCTGGGCCTCCCCTCCCACGCGGCTGAGGTCCTGGAGCTGGGCTTGGATGCGGTGCTGGTCAACACCGCCATCGCCGAGGCCAAGGACCCCGTGGCCATGGCCGAGGCCTTCCGCCTGGGGGTGGAGGCGGGGAGGAGGGCCTACCTGGCGGGGCCCATGCGGCCCAGGGAGGGGGCGAGCCCCAGCAGCCCCACGGAGGGGGTTCCCTTGGGAGGGCCCGGGCGGTGA
- the thiS gene encoding sulfur carrier protein ThiS, which produces MVWLNGEAKPLEGKTLREVLEELDVDLSRVAVLLNEEAYPGRELPHHVLKEGDVVEVVTLMQGG; this is translated from the coding sequence ATGGTGTGGCTTAACGGGGAAGCTAAGCCCCTCGAGGGCAAAACGCTGAGGGAGGTTCTGGAGGAGCTGGACGTGGATCTTTCCCGGGTGGCGGTCCTCCTCAACGAGGAGGCCTACCCGGGGCGGGAGCTTCCTCACCACGTCCTGAAGGAAGGGGATGTGGTGGAGGTGGTCACCCTCATGCAAGGAGGCTAG
- the thiE gene encoding thiamine phosphate synthase: protein MLGRLYLVVTPRPGWSMEEVLDRTERALAGGAEVLQLRAKDWEARPTLALGERMLSLARRYGVPFFLNDRPDLAALLGADGVHLGQGDLTPGEARRFFGGMVGRSTHAPEQALKALEEGVDYLSVGPVWETPTKPGRPAAGLDYVRWARENLGERPWYAIGGITLENLGEVLEAGARRVVVVRAILDAEDPERAARAFRERLYGVA, encoded by the coding sequence TTGCTGGGAAGGCTCTACCTGGTGGTGACCCCGAGGCCCGGTTGGTCCATGGAGGAGGTACTGGATCGGACGGAACGGGCCCTGGCGGGTGGGGCGGAAGTTTTGCAGCTTCGGGCCAAGGACTGGGAGGCCCGGCCTACCCTGGCCCTGGGGGAGAGGATGCTCTCCCTGGCCCGGCGCTACGGGGTGCCCTTCTTCCTCAACGACCGGCCCGACCTGGCGGCCCTTTTGGGAGCGGATGGGGTGCACCTGGGGCAGGGCGACCTCACCCCGGGGGAGGCCCGGCGCTTCTTCGGGGGGATGGTGGGCCGCTCCACCCACGCTCCGGAGCAGGCCCTAAAGGCCCTCGAGGAGGGAGTGGACTACCTCTCCGTGGGCCCGGTCTGGGAGACCCCCACCAAGCCGGGCCGGCCGGCGGCGGGCCTGGATTATGTGCGCTGGGCCCGGGAGAACCTGGGGGAAAGGCCCTGGTACGCCATCGGCGGCATCACCCTGGAGAACCTGGGGGAGGTTTTGGAGGCTGGTGCGCGCCGGGTTGTGGTGGTGCGGGCCATCCTGGACGCGGAGGACCCGGAAAGGGCGGCCAGGGCCTTCAGGGAGCGGCTTTATGGTGTGGCTTAA
- a CDS encoding nitrite/sulfite reductase: MAGLSAEVEAEIQHLEAMIARLEAGAEDPEDFRVFRLKNGIYGIRGRPEHHMVRIKLPVGRVSPEALRVLADVAERYAENRLTHVTTRQAVQLHHVHRRDVPHVLRAVNRVGLTTREACGHSIRAITCCPYAGVSPEEPFDVTPYAEAAYRYFLRHPVGQNLPRKFKIAFEGCATDHAHTPIHDIGVVAAVEGGKRGFRLYVGGGLGAAPMSAELLEPFTPEEDLLPTMLAIIRLFDRYGNRKVLTQARLKFLVKRWGIAAFREAVREERRLVKLTANGEDLRAWQPPQDPPLPPLPSPPRKPFSFAPGFEDWRRTNLFRQKQEGFYTVLVRLPLGDIAPEGLRALADIAETYAAEVRSAISQNLLLRFVPEEALGGLYEALLKAGLAHPYAHTVLDITRCPGADTCNLAITHSRGLAQALEAQLSSLPLVHDPGVRSLSLKISGCPNSCGQHHIADIGFYGASRRMGEREVPHYVLLLGGRTREGEARFGQVVARIPARRTPEAVERILKRYQEEREQGESFQAYLDRVGAASFKPLLEDLQTIPSYEEAPEYYQDLGAEGETFRVQLGRGECAV, translated from the coding sequence ATGGCAGGGCTGAGCGCCGAAGTGGAGGCCGAGATCCAGCATCTGGAGGCCATGATCGCCCGCCTCGAGGCGGGGGCGGAAGACCCGGAGGACTTCCGCGTCTTCCGCCTGAAAAACGGCATCTACGGCATCCGGGGACGGCCCGAGCACCACATGGTGCGCATCAAGCTCCCCGTGGGCCGGGTGAGCCCAGAGGCCCTAAGGGTTCTGGCAGACGTGGCGGAGCGGTATGCAGAAAACCGGCTGACCCACGTAACCACCCGGCAGGCGGTGCAGCTCCACCACGTGCACCGAAGGGACGTACCCCACGTCCTCCGAGCCGTAAACAGGGTGGGCCTCACCACCCGCGAGGCCTGCGGCCACTCCATCCGAGCCATCACCTGCTGCCCGTACGCCGGAGTTTCCCCTGAGGAGCCCTTTGACGTGACTCCCTACGCCGAGGCCGCCTACCGCTACTTCCTCCGCCACCCCGTGGGGCAGAACCTGCCCCGCAAGTTCAAGATTGCCTTTGAGGGGTGCGCCACCGACCATGCCCATACCCCCATTCACGACATCGGGGTGGTGGCCGCGGTGGAGGGGGGCAAAAGGGGCTTCCGCCTTTACGTGGGCGGGGGCTTGGGAGCCGCTCCCATGAGCGCGGAGCTCTTGGAACCCTTTACCCCAGAGGAGGACCTCCTCCCCACCATGCTGGCCATCATCCGCCTCTTTGACCGCTACGGCAACCGCAAGGTCCTCACCCAGGCCCGGCTTAAGTTCCTGGTGAAGCGGTGGGGCATCGCCGCCTTCCGGGAGGCGGTGCGGGAGGAAAGGCGGCTGGTTAAGCTCACCGCCAACGGGGAGGACCTGAGGGCCTGGCAACCGCCCCAGGACCCCCCGCTCCCTCCTCTCCCCTCCCCCCCCAGGAAGCCCTTCAGCTTCGCCCCAGGCTTTGAAGACTGGCGCCGCACCAACCTCTTCCGGCAAAAACAGGAAGGCTTCTACACGGTTTTGGTGCGCCTTCCCTTGGGGGACATCGCCCCGGAGGGCCTGAGGGCCCTGGCCGACATCGCCGAGACCTACGCCGCCGAGGTAAGGAGCGCCATCAGCCAGAACCTCCTCCTGCGCTTCGTGCCGGAAGAGGCCCTAGGGGGGCTTTACGAGGCCCTCCTTAAGGCGGGCCTGGCCCACCCCTACGCCCACACCGTGTTGGACATCACCCGCTGCCCCGGGGCCGACACCTGCAACCTGGCCATCACCCACTCCCGCGGGCTGGCCCAGGCCCTGGAGGCCCAGCTCTCTTCGCTTCCCTTAGTCCACGACCCGGGGGTGCGTTCCTTGAGCCTGAAGATCTCCGGGTGCCCCAACTCCTGCGGCCAGCACCACATCGCTGACATCGGCTTCTACGGGGCAAGCCGCAGGATGGGGGAACGAGAGGTACCCCACTACGTCCTCCTCCTGGGAGGCCGCACCCGGGAGGGGGAGGCCCGTTTTGGCCAGGTAGTGGCTCGGATTCCTGCCCGGCGCACTCCTGAGGCGGTGGAAAGGATCCTGAAGCGCTACCAGGAGGAGCGGGAGCAGGGCGAAAGTTTCCAGGCTTATTTGGACCGGGTGGGAGCCGCCTCCTTCAAGCCCCTTCTCGAGGACCTCCAGACCATTCCTTCCTATGAGGAAGCCCCAGAGTACTACCAGGACCTGGGGGCGGAAGGGGAAACCTTCCGGGTGCAGCTAGGCCGTGGGGAGTGCGCGGTGTAA
- a CDS encoding uroporphyrinogen-III synthase → MRIAYAGLRRREEFKSLATKLGLMPLLLPVQATEKVSVPEYQDHLRRLGEGVDLFVATTGIGVRELLEGGRVLELDLKGSLENALRLARGTKAARVLRDLGLAPHGVGDGTTPSLLPLLPQGPGVAALQLYGKPLPLLEQALEDRGYEVLPLMPYRHLPDPEGIRLLEETILAKEVQAVAFVAAIQVEFLFEGARNPSELRRTFQHEVKALAVGRVTADALREWGVQPFYVDEQERLGSMLQGFLRLYREGA, encoded by the coding sequence ATGCGCATCGCCTATGCCGGTCTCAGAAGGAGGGAAGAGTTCAAATCTCTGGCGACAAAGCTAGGCTTAATGCCCCTCCTTCTCCCTGTTCAGGCCACGGAAAAGGTATCCGTTCCCGAATACCAGGACCATCTCCGGCGGCTGGGAGAAGGGGTGGATCTCTTCGTGGCCACCACCGGGATAGGGGTAAGGGAGCTTTTGGAAGGAGGGCGGGTTTTGGAACTAGACCTGAAGGGGAGCCTGGAGAATGCCCTCCGCTTGGCCCGGGGGACCAAGGCCGCCCGGGTACTCAGGGACCTAGGGCTTGCCCCTCATGGGGTAGGAGACGGAACCACGCCAAGCCTTTTGCCTCTCCTACCCCAGGGACCCGGAGTGGCCGCCCTCCAGCTTTACGGCAAGCCCCTACCCCTCCTGGAACAGGCGTTGGAGGACAGGGGCTATGAGGTTCTCCCCCTCATGCCTTACCGTCACCTGCCGGACCCTGAGGGGATCCGCCTTCTGGAGGAGACCATTTTGGCCAAAGAGGTGCAAGCGGTAGCCTTTGTAGCCGCCATCCAGGTGGAGTTCCTGTTTGAGGGAGCCCGGAACCCCTCGGAGTTGAGGAGAACCTTCCAGCACGAGGTAAAGGCTCTGGCCGTGGGCCGGGTTACCGCGGATGCCTTAAGGGAGTGGGGGGTGCAGCCCTTCTACGTGGATGAGCAGGAGCGGCTAGGAAGCATGCTCCAGGGCTTCTTACGCCTGTACCGGGAGGGGGCATGA
- a CDS encoding precorrin-2 dehydrogenase/sirohydrochlorin ferrochelatase family protein: MTYFPLMLNLRGRPVLLIAGGPETGAKLQALLEAEAQVTVLAQEDHWNLAGLAKEGRIRWLPRGYRQGDLEGFFLVVSHPQDKGIHPQVKAEAERRRVFLVAVDDPENATAILPAVVRRGELVVALSTSGAAPALAVRLKERFLRLLGPEYGELVAYLRHLRPRIAEIPCFEERKRLWYRLVDLALEELDLDPEASLARAKEKVEEVLAEVQPWTR; the protein is encoded by the coding sequence ATGACCTACTTTCCCCTCATGCTGAACCTGAGGGGCAGGCCGGTTCTCCTAATCGCCGGCGGCCCGGAGACGGGGGCCAAGCTCCAGGCCCTCTTGGAGGCCGAGGCCCAGGTCACCGTCCTGGCCCAAGAGGACCATTGGAATCTGGCGGGCTTGGCCAAGGAGGGAAGGATCCGCTGGCTTCCCCGCGGTTATCGGCAAGGGGACCTCGAGGGCTTCTTCCTGGTGGTAAGCCATCCCCAAGACAAGGGGATCCATCCCCAGGTAAAGGCAGAGGCGGAAAGGCGAAGGGTGTTTTTGGTGGCGGTGGATGACCCGGAAAACGCCACCGCCATCCTCCCCGCCGTGGTGCGAAGGGGGGAGTTGGTGGTGGCCCTTTCCACCTCTGGGGCTGCCCCTGCCTTGGCAGTGCGCCTAAAGGAGCGTTTTCTCCGGCTTTTGGGTCCAGAGTACGGGGAACTTGTAGCCTACCTGCGCCACCTTAGGCCACGGATAGCGGAGATCCCCTGCTTCGAAGAGCGTAAGCGGCTTTGGTACCGCCTTGTGGATTTGGCCTTAGAGGAACTCGACCTGGATCCGGAAGCCAGCCTGGCCAGGGCCAAGGAAAAGGTGGAGGAAGTGCTTGCGGAGGTTCAGCCATGGACAAGGTAA
- a CDS encoding phosphoadenylyl-sulfate reductase, with product MDKVTSAKALIRHALAEGQKPCFTCSFQAEDVVVLHLLLEEKPEIPVLFLDTGYHFPEVYAYRDALKEKLGFQLVNLSPSLSREEQERLYGKLYETDPTRCCQIRKVDPLFRALEDYDTWFTGLRREQSPTRAGLQPVEEARLPSGHRLRKVSPLYDWTLKEVFAYLAVAEIPHLPLYDEGYLSIGCAPCTQKPLNPEDPRSGRWAGKGKLECGIHLHGKEG from the coding sequence ATGGACAAGGTAACAAGCGCCAAGGCCCTTATCCGGCACGCCCTAGCGGAAGGCCAAAAACCCTGCTTCACGTGCAGTTTCCAAGCAGAAGACGTGGTGGTGCTCCATCTCCTCTTGGAGGAAAAACCCGAAATCCCCGTCCTCTTCCTGGACACCGGCTACCACTTCCCGGAGGTCTACGCCTACCGGGATGCCCTAAAGGAGAAGCTCGGCTTCCAGCTCGTAAACCTCTCCCCAAGCCTTTCTCGAGAGGAGCAGGAACGCCTCTACGGGAAGCTCTACGAGACCGACCCCACCCGTTGCTGCCAGATCCGCAAGGTGGACCCGCTATTCCGGGCCCTCGAGGACTACGACACCTGGTTCACCGGGCTTAGACGGGAGCAGTCCCCCACCCGGGCCGGCCTGCAACCGGTGGAGGAGGCCCGCCTTCCCAGCGGCCACCGCCTGCGCAAGGTCAGCCCCCTCTACGACTGGACCCTGAAGGAGGTCTTCGCCTACCTGGCGGTGGCGGAAATCCCCCACCTCCCCCTTTACGACGAGGGCTATCTCTCCATCGGCTGCGCCCCCTGCACGCAAAAGCCCCTGAACCCCGAGGACCCCCGCTCCGGCCGCTGGGCGGGCAAGGGCAAGCTGGAGTGCGGCATCCACCTGCACGGAAAGGAGGGGTAG